The following proteins are encoded in a genomic region of Pseudomonadota bacterium:
- the cobJ gene encoding precorrin-3B C(17)-methyltransferase: protein MDESKGVLYVVGIGPGAQDHATPAALAAIADAELVVGYTTYIRLVGPLIKGKDVIRTGMTEEIGRARAAVERARDGGRVALISSGDAGVYGMAGLVFEVLRDMGWRRGDSPDLHIVPGMTAMNSCASLVGAPLVHDFCTISLSDLLTPWPVIARRIEAAASADFVVGLYNPASGRRTQQIVEAQAILRRHRDGTTPVALVKSAYRKRQHVVLSDLDNFLDYEIGMLTTVLVGSSNTFMFEGYMVTPRGYTNKYDGCGEVLPGQRPGYSLVLPTSEAE from the coding sequence ATGGATGAATCGAAGGGGGTCCTGTACGTCGTCGGCATCGGTCCGGGCGCCCAGGATCACGCTACCCCGGCGGCGCTCGCGGCCATCGCCGATGCCGAGCTTGTCGTCGGCTACACGACGTACATCCGGCTGGTCGGCCCCCTCATCAAAGGCAAGGACGTGATCCGGACCGGCATGACCGAGGAGATCGGCCGGGCACGGGCGGCCGTCGAGCGGGCACGGGATGGGGGCCGGGTAGCGCTCATCTCCTCCGGGGACGCGGGGGTCTACGGAATGGCGGGGCTGGTCTTCGAGGTCTTGCGGGACATGGGCTGGAGGCGCGGCGATTCACCCGATCTCCACATCGTCCCCGGCATGACGGCGATGAACTCCTGTGCTTCGCTGGTCGGCGCGCCATTGGTCCACGACTTCTGCACCATCTCGCTCTCGGATCTGCTCACGCCCTGGCCGGTCATCGCGCGCCGGATCGAGGCCGCAGCCTCGGCCGACTTTGTGGTGGGTCTTTACAACCCCGCGAGCGGCCGGCGCACCCAGCAGATCGTGGAGGCTCAGGCGATCCTGCGCCGCCACCGCGACGGCACGACCCCTGTGGCGCTGGTGAAGAGCGCCTACCGCAAGCGTCAGCACGTGGTCCTCTCCGATCTGGATAATTTTCTCGACTACGAGATCGGGATGCTGACGACGGTGCTGGTCGGTTCGTCGAACACGTTCATGTTCGAGGGCTACATGGTGACGCCGCGCGGTTACACGAATAAATACGACGGGTGCGGCGAGGTCTTGCCGGGGCAGCGTCCAGGCTACTCCTTGGTGTTGCCCACCTCGGAGGCC
- a CDS encoding cobalamin biosynthesis protein: protein MMPNAERKPYAVYAITKHGIGIATRLLPGLPGADLYVSEKLCPAAPAGVLPLRLPMGPRLVETFDAYDCHVFIISVGAVVRMIAPLLKDKKTDPAVVCVDDDARFAISVLSGHVGRGNPFTDRIAGLLEAQAVITTASDVRGTLTVDILGRELGWTLDDPDRNVTRGCAAVVNAQPVAFVQEAGEPGFWPEDRPLPEGVVYATSLDIVDPTPFEILLVATDREFRETHPALWANAVIYRPKSLVLGLGCDRGAAPEMVDRGILAVLAEHRLSIKSVKAIATVDRKQDEPAFLYLRDRYDWPLEIYTAAQLDAVPGIENPSETVKRHVGTRGVAEPAALLRAGAEALLVPKQIYTEPDAGRSMTLAVARIPYPKRCVVQSEVGHG from the coding sequence ATGATGCCAAACGCCGAGCGCAAGCCCTATGCGGTTTACGCGATCACCAAGCACGGTATCGGGATCGCCACGCGCCTCCTGCCGGGGCTGCCCGGCGCCGATCTCTACGTCTCCGAGAAGCTTTGTCCCGCCGCGCCTGCCGGCGTCCTGCCACTGCGCTTGCCGATGGGGCCGCGGCTCGTCGAGACCTTCGATGCCTACGACTGCCATGTCTTCATCATCAGTGTGGGCGCGGTGGTGCGGATGATCGCGCCGCTCCTAAAAGACAAGAAGACCGATCCGGCCGTGGTGTGCGTGGACGACGACGCGCGCTTCGCCATCTCGGTGCTCTCGGGCCATGTCGGCCGCGGTAACCCCTTCACGGATCGGATCGCGGGACTGCTGGAGGCGCAGGCGGTTATCACTACTGCTTCGGATGTGCGCGGCACGCTGACCGTAGACATCCTCGGGCGTGAGCTCGGTTGGACGCTCGACGACCCCGATCGCAACGTGACCCGCGGCTGCGCGGCGGTCGTGAACGCGCAACCGGTCGCCTTCGTCCAGGAGGCGGGCGAGCCCGGGTTCTGGCCTGAGGACCGGCCGCTGCCCGAGGGCGTGGTCTATGCGACATCGCTCGATATCGTCGATCCGACGCCATTCGAGATCCTGCTCGTCGCCACCGATCGCGAGTTTCGCGAGACCCACCCGGCGCTCTGGGCGAACGCCGTCATTTACCGGCCGAAGAGCCTGGTCTTGGGCTTGGGCTGCGATCGAGGCGCCGCGCCCGAGATGGTGGACCGCGGGATCCTCGCGGTCCTCGCCGAACACCGGCTGTCGATAAAATCCGTCAAGGCCATCGCGACGGTGGATCGCAAGCAAGACGAGCCGGCCTTTCTGTACCTGCGCGACCGCTACGACTGGCCGCTCGAAATCTATACAGCCGCGCAACTCGATGCCGTGCCGGGGATTGAGAACCCCTCGGAGACCGTCAAGCGCCATGTGGGCACCCGTGGCGTGGCGGAGCCGGCGGCGCTCCTCCGCGCCGGCGCCGAAGCGCTCTTGGTCCCCAAGCAGATTTACACCGAGCCGGACGCCGGACGCTCGATGACCCTGGCCGTGGCCCGCATTCCCTATCCCAAGCGGTGCGTTGTGCAAAGCGAGGTCGGCCATGGATGA
- the cobI gene encoding precorrin-2 C(20)-methyltransferase gives MSGATLYGIGVGPGAPDLITLRALETIRRAPVLALPRGSDYGASKAWEIVKATIGEIAGQKRLFLTFPMSKEPERLRPAWARAFAQIGEHLVSGRDVAFVTEGDPSLYSTFIYLREEARSRWPEMRIEVIPGVSSITAVPAVTGIPLADGQERIAILPGTYGLTDLVEVLRRFDTVVLMKIGPELPRIIAALESEGLLDRAVYVSRATMREQRIVRDLREVGDERGDCFAMVVISRKERSGVLAGSVPLRELAG, from the coding sequence ATGAGCGGTGCGACGCTCTATGGCATCGGCGTGGGACCGGGCGCGCCCGATCTCATCACACTGCGGGCGCTCGAAACCATCCGCCGGGCGCCGGTCTTGGCTTTGCCGCGCGGCTCGGACTACGGCGCGTCCAAGGCCTGGGAGATCGTCAAAGCCACGATCGGCGAGATCGCGGGGCAAAAGCGGCTGTTTCTGACCTTTCCGATGAGCAAGGAGCCGGAGCGCCTCCGGCCCGCCTGGGCGCGGGCCTTCGCGCAGATCGGCGAGCACCTAGTTTCGGGCCGCGACGTCGCCTTCGTAACCGAGGGCGATCCCTCGCTCTACAGCACCTTCATCTATTTACGGGAAGAGGCCCGATCGCGCTGGCCGGAGATGCGCATCGAGGTGATTCCGGGCGTCAGCTCCATCACGGCGGTACCGGCGGTAACGGGGATCCCGCTCGCGGATGGCCAAGAACGCATCGCCATCCTGCCCGGCACCTACGGCTTGACGGATCTCGTCGAGGTGCTCCGGCGATTCGATACCGTCGTCCTCATGAAGATCGGGCCCGAGCTGCCGCGGATCATCGCGGCCCTCGAATCCGAGGGCCTACTCGACCGCGCCGTGTACGTCTCGCGGGCCACCATGCGCGAGCAGCGCATCGTGCGCGATCTGCGCGAGGTCGGGGACGAGCGCGGCGACTGTTTCGCGATGGTGGTGATCTCGCGCAAAGAGCGCAGCGGTGTCCTCGCGGGCAGCGTGCCGTTGCGGGAGTTGGCGGGATGA